Proteins encoded in a region of the Ziziphus jujuba cultivar Dongzao chromosome 3, ASM3175591v1 genome:
- the LOC112492393 gene encoding receptor-like protein Cf-9 homolog: MGWFSLLSLLFFLLPFSSFQTSSNVSSSSIIHHPSPLCHPYERSALIQFKNSFSVNNTIASDPYGCDGIDPPTISWAKNDASNCCAWRGVTCDEKAGHVIGLDLSCARLQGAFHSNSTLFFLRNLQSLYLSYNDFGGSTIPSEFGKFTNLEHLILSNSNFSGNVPPEISYLSKLVTLDLSLNNFHKLNVDTFTLKRIVTNLTNLEALSMDLVDMSSVSPVVLMNLSSSLINLTLSYCSLGGNLPADYIFHLPKLEMLFLGENENLTGSLFPKSNRNTSSPLKELDLFETKLSIDFPYLIQNFKYSLEYLYLGSCKILGWNPTLLANLTQISVLDLSSNNFGGEIPWSSLMHLERLISLDLSDNNFTGQLPEISSYNSTQLSFSYDNSSNSLTSGGPLPLELGVLDLSDNLLDGKIPGWLYSLKSLDYLDLSSNQFTGYIEEFQSHSLVRLNLSNNKLHGSLPSSIFQQVNLTFLDLSSNSLSGDVGINDFSKLKRLIYLSISKNQLGGKMPSSICDLNSLQYLDLSNNSLIGTVHPCLGNFSVNLLVLNLHINKLHGTIPLIFAKGNSLRNLNLNGNQLGGILPQSLVRCKKMEILDVGNNKMNDTFPYWLESLPMLQVLILRSNRFHGSIDVSPKTALPFQTLRIMDLSNNEFSGNLPTKYFKNLLAMMDAYSDQLTYMGEDQYYESTIVVIKGFLLEMERIQTMFTTIDLSKNNFVGEIPKLIGKLKSLKGLNFSHNKLTGPIPSTLENLSNLEWLDLSWNELVGEIPQQLTNMISLEVLNVSKNRLVGPIPSGKQFNTFDNTSYSENMGLCGFPLSKICGNNEAPQSPTTKFEEEGGYGFDWKIILVGYGCGIVIGVSLGYIVLSNEKFTLFLIKIGFSNLLYA; this comes from the coding sequence ATGGGTTGGTTTTCATTGCTATCgttgcttttctttcttcttcctttttcatCATTTCAGACATCGTCAAATGTTTCTTCTTCCTCCATTATTCATCATCCTTCTCCATTGTGCCATCCGTACGAGAGATCCGCTTTGATCCAATTCAAAAACTCATTTTCCGTTAATAATACCATTGCTTCTGATCCTTATGGATGTGATGGTATTGATCCTCCGACAATCTCTTGGGCCAAGAATGACGCATCAAATTGTTGTGCATGGAGAGGAGTCACGTGTGATGAAAAGGCTGGTCATGTGATCGGCCTTGATCTTTCTTGTGCCAGGCTTCAAGGAGCTTTTCATTCTAACAGCACTCTTTTCTTCCTTCGCAATCTACAGAGTCTATACCTCTCATACAATGATTTTGGAGGCTCAACAATTCCGTCTGAATTCGGTAAGTTTACCAATTTAGAGCACCTTATATTGAGTAATTCTAATTTTTCGGGGAATGTACCACCAGAAATCTCGTACCTATCCAAACTGGTTACGCTTGATCTTTCTTTGAATAATTTTCATAAACTGAATGTAGACACTTTTACCTTGAAAAGAATTGTCACAAACCTTACCAATCTTGAAGCACTTTCTATGGATCTAGTTGATATGTCCTCTGTTTCCCCTGTTGTCTTGATGAAtttgtcttcttctttgatAAACCTTACGCTCAGTTATTGCAGTCTCGGAGGGAACTTACCTGCAGATTACATTTTCCACCTACCAAAACTTGAAATGCTTTTTTTAGGTGAGAATGAGAATCTCACCGGTTCCTTGTTCCCTAAATCTAATCGGAATACTAGTAGTCCACTCAAGGAATTGGATCTTTTTGAGACTAAACTCTCAATAGATTTCCCTTAtctaattcaaaatttcaagtaCTCTTTGGAATATCTGTACCTCGGGAGTTGTAAAATACTAGGATGGAATCCCACTTTGCTTGCTAACCTCACTCAAATCAGTGTGTTAGATCTCTCCTCTAACAATTTCGGTGGTGAAATCCCATGGTCATCTCTGATGCATCTAGAGCGCCTCATATCATTAGATTTGTCAGACAACAACTTTACTGGCCAGCTTCCTGAAATTTCTAGTTATAACTCCACCCAACTTTCTTTCTCATATGATAACTCATCAAATAGTTTAACATCCGGCGGTCCTCTTCCGCTGGAGTTAGGAGTGCTGGACTTATCTGATAACCTACTCGACGGGAAAATTCCTGGTTGGCTGTACTCCTTAAAATCTTTGGACTATCTAGATCTTAGTAGCAACCAATTCACTGGTTACATTGAGGAATTTCAATCCCATTCCTTGGTGAGACTTAATTTAAGTAATAATAAACTCCACGGATCCCTTCCAAGCTCAATCTTTCAACAAGTGAATCTTACTTTCCTAGATCTTTCCTCAAATTCCTTGAGCGGTGATGTCGGGATAAACGACTTTTCAAAGTTAAAAAGACTGATATACCTTTCAATCTCAAAAAACCAATTGGGTGGAAAGATGCCTTCTTCAATTTGTGATCTTAATTCGCTTCAATATCTTGATTTGTCCAATAATTCTCTCATTGGGACAGTTCATCCATGTCTTGGAAATTTTAGTGTCAACTTATTAGTGTTGAATCTGCATATAAACAAGTTGCATGGCACAATTCCTCTGATATTTGCAAAGGGAAATTCATTGAGGAATCTCAACCTTAATGGAAATCAACTCGGTGGGATATTGCCGCAATCTTTGGTCAGATGTAAAAAGATGGAAATTTTAGATGTTGGAAATAACAAGATGAATGACACGTTTCCCTACTGGTTGGAATCTCTTCCAATGCTACAAGTTCTTATCTTGAGATCTAATAGATTTCATGGTTCCATAGATGTTAGTCCCAAAACTGCACTTCCTTTCCAAACGTTGCGAATCATGGACCTGTCCAACAATGAGTTCAGTGGCAATTTgccaacaaaatatttcaagaatttgTTGGCCATGATGGATGCATATTCGGACCAATTGACATACATGGGAGAAGATCAATATTATGAATCTACCATTGTTGTCATAAAAGGCTTCTTGCTTGAAATGGAGAGAATTCAAACCATGTTCACAACAATTGACttgtcaaaaaataattttgtgggAGAGATTCCAAAATTGATCGGCAAGCTAAAGTCTCTTAAAGGGCTCAACTTTTCACATAATAAATTGACTGGTCCTATCCCATcaacattggaaaatttgagtaACCTTGAATGGTTAGACCTCTCTTGGAATGAGCTTGTTGGAGAGATTCCTCAACAATTGACAAACATGATATCTCTTGAAGTGTTAAACGTCTCAAAAAACAGATTGGTTGGACCCATACCTAGTGGCAAGCAATTCAACACATTCGACAACACTTCATACAGTGAAAATATGGGATTATGTGGATTTCCATTGTCTAAAATATGTGGCAATAATGAGGCACCACAATCTCCGACCACAAAGTTCGAAGAAGAAGGTGGTTATGGGTTTGACTGGAAGATCATCTTGGTGGGTTATGGATGTGGAATCGTGATTGGAGTATCATTGGGATATATAGTGCTTTCTAATGAAAAATTTACTCTGTTTTTGATAAAGATTGGATTCAGTAATTTACTGTATGCCTAG